The Thermomicrobiales bacterium genome window below encodes:
- a CDS encoding lamin tail domain-containing protein gives MSDSAQWWTIGLLVAFMVIGLAMIFLSRGQKDVASSRFVGNGVVASGDETAELLASGSTSAPTSADVTHTRLLYATEAVADGVGDAAAKSAALSSIDVTAVEDAGMAATLAAGGDLPETEQPAPAVAAAPSVLTTEPAIPVVGTELSERDWATTDSPAEVTATLPVVDEAPAGQETTADASADATGAESVAAPMSFVGQSDATVQSVQIVELHHGADGHDHGSEWIVIGNESAGMVNLAGWRLTDDGEKHVYTFPSFDLATGGRVNVYMARGDDGGDALYVGRNNRWWNNDGDCAYLYDASGALVDRHCYGNAVPAE, from the coding sequence ATGAGCGATTCCGCCCAGTGGTGGACAATAGGGCTACTTGTTGCCTTCATGGTTATTGGTCTGGCGATGATCTTTCTGTCACGCGGGCAGAAGGATGTCGCCTCGTCCAGATTCGTTGGTAACGGCGTAGTTGCGTCGGGTGATGAGACGGCTGAGCTGCTGGCGAGTGGCAGCACGTCGGCACCGACGAGCGCCGACGTGACTCATACGAGATTGCTCTACGCCACGGAAGCGGTGGCCGACGGAGTTGGTGACGCTGCCGCCAAGTCTGCGGCGCTATCGTCAATCGACGTCACGGCTGTCGAGGACGCCGGGATGGCGGCTACATTGGCGGCAGGTGGTGACCTGCCCGAGACGGAGCAACCAGCGCCGGCTGTGGCCGCTGCGCCGAGTGTGCTGACAACTGAGCCGGCTATACCCGTTGTCGGCACGGAACTCTCCGAGCGCGACTGGGCGACCACTGATTCGCCAGCAGAGGTGACGGCGACGCTTCCGGTGGTTGATGAGGCACCAGCAGGTCAGGAGACGACGGCCGATGCGAGCGCGGATGCGACCGGCGCGGAGTCAGTCGCTGCGCCGATGTCGTTCGTCGGGCAGTCGGATGCGACGGTGCAATCGGTGCAGATCGTGGAGTTGCACCACGGTGCAGATGGGCATGATCACGGTAGCGAGTGGATCGTTATTGGCAACGAGAGTGCCGGGATGGTCAATCTGGCCGGCTGGCGGCTGACCGACGATGGCGAGAAGCACGTCTACACATTCCCGTCGTTCGACCTGGCAACCGGTGGTCGCGTGAATGTCTATATGGCGCGCGGGGATGATGGCGGGGACGCTCTCTACGTCGGGCGAAACAACCGCTGGTGGAACAACGATGGCGACTGCGCGTACCTCTACGACGCCAGCGGAGCGCTCGTCGATCGCCACTGCTATGGGAACGCCGTACCTGCGGAATAG